In the Gossypium raimondii isolate GPD5lz chromosome 9, ASM2569854v1, whole genome shotgun sequence genome, one interval contains:
- the LOC105798780 gene encoding stem-specific protein TSJT1 encodes MLAVFEKSIAKSPDALKVSGDSEAASALNKGFLATHFATLHPGSVTVNLGSSGFMAYSLDKQNPLLPRLFAVVDDIFCLFQGHIENVAVLKQQYGLNKTANEGIIVIEAYRTLRDRGPYPPDQVVRDIQGKFAFIIYDSSSKATFIAADADGSVPFFWGTDAEGHLVLADDRETVKKGCGKSFAPFPKGCFFTSSGGLRSYEHPLNELKPVPRVDSSGHVCGATFNVDVETKKESTGMKKVGSAADWSANY; translated from the exons ATGTTAGCAGTTTTTGAGAAATCGATTGCCAAGAGCCCCGATGCTCTTAAAGTTTCTGGTGATTCTGAAGCAGCTTCAGCCCTCAACAAGGGCTTCTTGGCTACCCATTTTGCCACTCTCCATCCTGGTTCAGTCACTGTCAATCTTGGTTCTTCTGGTTTCATGGCTTACTCTCTTGATAAACAAAACCCACTTCTCCCCAG GCTCTTTGCAGTTGTGGATGACATTTTCTGCTTGTTTCAAGGCCACATTGAGAATGTTGCTGTTCTTAAGCAACAATATGGGTTGAACAAAACTGCAAATGAGGGTATCATTGTTATTGAAGCTTACAGGACGCTTCGAGACAGAGGTCCATACCCTCCTGACCAGGTTGTAAGAGATATCCAAGGGAAGTTTGCTTTCATTATCTACGATAGCTCTTCAAAAGCTACGTTTATAGCTGCG GATGCTGATGGAAGTGTACCTTTCTTTTGGGGTACTGATGCTGAAGGCCATCTTGTCCTTGCAGATGACAGGGAGACTGTCAAGAAAGGCTGCGGGAAGTCTTTTGCTCCATTCCCGAAAG GGTGCTTCTTCACATCCTCGGGAGGGTTAAGGAGCTATGAGCATCCCCTTAACGAGTTGAAACCGGTGCCAAGAGTGGACAGTTCGGGACATGTTTGTGGTGCCACTTTCAATGTGGATGTAGAGACGAAGAAGGAGTCTACTGGTATGAAAAAGGTCGGAAGTGCCGCAGATTGGTCCGCAAACTACTAA